From the Nitrospinota bacterium genome, the window GGCGTGGAGAAAGCAGAGGATACGCCCTTTGGCCCGGGCTGCACCTGCGTTGCACTGCGCAGGCCGGCCGCCTTGAACCACGAGGACCTGGGTTGCGTAGCGTGCGGCTACGGCCACGGTGGCGTCGCCGCTGCCACCGTCCACCACAAGGCACTCCTCAACAACCCCTGACGCCCGAAGCCGCTCAAGACAGGCCTCGAGAGTGGCCTCCTCACTCAAGGTCGGGATTATGATGGAGACATCTACCCTTTCCATTGCCTTGATATATGCCTCCGTTTACTGGTGGTCATCGCTTTCGGTCCTTCCCACGGCTCTTTTTACCACAAAATCTCGATAAGGCGGGATTATTCCGGTCGTCGGCCCTCGCCATCCAAATTATTGGAAAGGGAGCTGCGGGTGGCCTATGGCGCTCTTGTTATCACCGACTGACCTGGAGCTTCAAAAAAGACTTAATGTAGAGCTAGAGTTATATGCAGTTATCATATTGTTATCGAACAATGTATGATAGACCAACTTTTTCTTGACAACCCTGAGGCTATCTTCTATCATACCGAACAGTTCTGGCGCTAGGGAGCAATACAGTGACAATAACTGTTCACTCTTTTATAGCTCACCGCCGGGTAATTCTCCGCAGGCCACTTTTGTTAGGCATTGCCTTGGCCATTGCGTTACTTGCGGGGCCTGGCTCCACCTGGGCATCTTCTTCGGCTGAGCCCCCTTCACCAATATGGACTGAAGGGGCCGAAATGGCTCCCCTCGTGGAGGCGCCAAAGGTGCCATCCTTCACGAAGCTCGCCAAGACCTTCCTCCCGGCCGTTGTCAATATTTCCACGACAAAGAAGCGGGAGAAGAGCTCCCGGCCAGAGGAGGGCGAGAAATTCAAGGGGTTTTTCGAAAGGTATTTTGGCGCCCCATACGCCCGTCGGAACCGGAGCTTGGGCAGCGGATTCATCATCAATCGTGACGGCTATATCCTTACCAACGCTCACGTCATCGAGGAGTTGGAAAACAACATTTGGGTGACCCTATTCGACAAAAGGGAGTTTCGCGCAACGATTGTGGGCAACGATGAAAAGACCGATATCGCCCTAATCAAAATTGAGGCCCATGAAAGCTTGCCCATCATTTCATTAGGGGACTCGGACAGGTTGGAAACCGGCGATTGGGTCATGGCCATCGGCAATCCCTTTGGTTATTCCCACTCCGTTACGGCGGGCATCGTCAGCGCGAAGGGCCGAAGTATCGGCGCGGGTCCGTACGACAATTTTATCCAGACCGATGCCTCCATCAATCCGGGCAATTCTGGAGGGCCGCTGCTCAATACTCAAGGGGAAGTAATCGGCATGAGCACGGCCATAACCTCTCTCGGCCATGGGATTGGCTTCGCCATCCCGATTAACATGGTCAAGGACCTACTGCCCCAACTGGTTGCCCACGGCCGAGTCGTACGGGGCTGGTTGGGAGTAAATCTCCAAGAGGTTGATCACCAAGCGGCCGAAGAATTCGGCCTCTCCGAGCCAACCGGGGCGCTGGTGACCAACGTGTTTGAGGACAACCCGGCCTTCGAGGCGGGTATCCAGGAAGGCGATATTATCGTTGCTTTCAACGAGCGGGTGGTCGATGGGGTCAGGATGTTACAGAGGGCTGTGGCCGCCTCATCCATCGGGAGCGAGGTGGAGCTGGAGGTCTTGCGGGAAGGCGGACGAAAGAAAATCAAGGTGCTTATCGGTAAGAGGCAGAACGAGGATTACTCTGTGGCTAGAGAGGTCCAGACTGGATTTGGCTTGAAGGTCGAAGAGATAACCGAGGTCTTGCGGGAGCGTTACAATACGCCGTCCACTTCGGGGATTTTAATAACCCGGGTGGAGCGGGACAGCACTGCCGCAAAGGCAGGGGTTGAGCGAGGAGACTTGATTCTGGAGGTCAATCGGCATTCGGTAAAAACACTAAAGGATTACCTCCGCCTCATGCGAGATGAAGGGCATTCAGGACGGTCCATCCTCCTATTGGTGCAACGATCCGATAATACCCTCTACATAGCCTTGAAAGAGGAGGGGGATGATGAAGCTTCAGACTAGGGCTGTTTTGCTGGGAATCGCAACGGCAGCGCTCCTCTTCGCATCACAGGCCCTTGCGGCTGGCCGTCCGCTGACCGTCGTCGTCGACGCTTTGGTCTCGCAAATCTCGGCCCACTTCAGCCCCGCGGTCGGGACGGTTGTAGAGGCGAGCTCTGACGGGACGCTCGTGGTGCAATTTGCCGAGGGCCGCTCCCCTCTGCCCGACCAGGAGTTGTTCCTTTATCGCTTTGGCGAGGAGATGATAAATAAGCTAACCGGTGAAAGTCTCGGCCGCAGGGAGCAGGTCATCGGTTTGGTGAGGGTCCTTGATGTGGGGCGAGGGCTGGGCCGGGTCCAGCTATTGGAGATTGAGCCGGGGACGACCGCTAAGGCCGGGGACGTAATAAGATACTCCGGCCGCCTAGACGCGGTTTTGGAACCAACTAAGTTCTTAGTGGCCAGCCCGGCGGGCTCCGAAAACGTGGACGACATTCTGACCCTGAGCCTTCAGCGTTCAGGACGATTCCGGCCGACCGTCATGAGCGCGAAGGGTCGCAAGGAGGTTTGGAAGGAGCGGCGCTACACCTTCTTCGTTCAACCTCTCGTAAGCTCCGATGAGGCCGGACCCAGGTTAGACTTCCGGGTCTCCTCCCTCTACACGGGAGAGGCGCTCTTTGTGGTAGGGGAGAATTTTTCAACCGCTGCGCCTGAAGTTTCGGGTCGAGCCGAGGGGAAGGCACCCCTTTCGGCGTCGGCGAAACTCCTCCTCGAGTTGGAAGAGCGGCTCAAAGCGCTGGAGGAGGCCAAAGAGGCCGAGAAGACGCCCTCCATCAACCCCGACATCGAACGGCTCGCCCCTTTGGGGAGAATCACTCCAGAGGAGTTTCAGCGGTTTCGCGCCAGCCAGAAATTTAGAAAGGTCCACCTGTTAAACATCGCCCTTGGTGACATAGACGGCGATGGCCGGGCTGAGCTGGTGGGCATGGGCGACAAATTCCTCAAGTTCTATCGATGGGACGGACAGCGATTTAGCGAATTTCACACAATTAAAAGCTCCGGTTGGGGCGGGTTGAGCCATTTTTTGCGTCTCGACGTGGCCGACATCAACGGCAACGGCCTGGCCGAGATTTTCGTCACCCACATCAAGTCGTCCGAAGGCGTCCAAAACATCGAGAACAAACTCAAGTCCTTCGTCCTGGAATACCAGGGCGGGAGGTTTGTCAAAATATGGTCGAAGCAACCGTACTTCTTGCGGGTTCTCAGAAGCCCCCAGTTGGGCCGGGGCGTCTTGCTTGCCCAGCGCATGGGCACTAACGATATGTACCGGGGCTCGGTGATGCAATTTAGGTGGAACGGCTCAACCTACGAGAAGGAACCCAGCTCGCCCATCCCGCCCCAGTTCCAAATTTACGGATTTATGGTCGCCGACCTCAAAGATTCCGGCACGCAAGAGTATTTCGTTCTTCAGGACAACGGCTATTTGGCTTCGTTCAGTCAGGGTATCGAGATGACGTGGAGGAGCGATGAAGCGGTTGGCGGCTTTAATCACGTCGGCTTCAAACAGCTTCCCCGCAACCCGACCTATGAAAAATATATCCGAAAAGATGCGGACCCGGATGAATATTTGGTTACCCGCCACCTTAAGGGCCGCATCGAGGTAGCTCGCATCGGCGCCCCCGGAGATGGGCATTATGGGATCCTAGTGGGGAGCAACCAAGAGCCTTTCTTGAGCAAGGCCCTGTTGAACACCGCCGTGCTTAAGAATGGGCGGGTGGTCCACTTCGCCTGGAACGGGATCAAATACGTAAAGGAGTGGGAAACCAAGCCCGAGCGTAATCACTACCTTGCCGATTTCGCCCTGGGGGATATCGAGGGAGACGGCGTCAAAGATTTGGTCCTTTTAATGCACAACACCACGTATGTGAGAAACCCATCCAGCCGTCTTGAGCTTTACCGCCTTGGCAAAAAGTAGAGAGACTCGGCCCGGCGTTCTTAAGGCCGTCCGGCATGGACGAAGAGCGTTCGAGCCGTGTAGCGTTAATGGCCACCACCTAGGGTCGTTGGAGCCTTAGATGGGGCGACGGTCGCGAACCGCGGCGGCCTTACTCATAGTGGCCGGATTGGCTATCGGGTCTTATCTGAATGCCCTGGGCGGCCCATTTCTCTACGACGACCACAAGGATGTCGCCAACAATCCCATCTTACTTGAGCCACATCGACTGACGGAGATTTTCACCACCTCGTTCCTCGATAAGGGAGAGGAGCGTGGGCTTTACCGGCCCATCACGGGACTCACCTACTGGATCGATCATCGACTCTTCGGACCCAATCCCTTCGGTTTTCACATCTCAAACCTCTTGTGGCATGCAGCCGCGGCTCTTTTGGTCTTGCTTATCCTTAGAGAGCTCTGGCCTGCCGAGCCGCTAATGGCTTTTGGAGCGGCCGCCCTCTTCGCCGTCCATCCCGTTCACACCGAGGCGGTCTCTTGGG encodes:
- a CDS encoding VCBS repeat-containing protein, with the protein product MMKLQTRAVLLGIATAALLFASQALAAGRPLTVVVDALVSQISAHFSPAVGTVVEASSDGTLVVQFAEGRSPLPDQELFLYRFGEEMINKLTGESLGRREQVIGLVRVLDVGRGLGRVQLLEIEPGTTAKAGDVIRYSGRLDAVLEPTKFLVASPAGSENVDDILTLSLQRSGRFRPTVMSAKGRKEVWKERRYTFFVQPLVSSDEAGPRLDFRVSSLYTGEALFVVGENFSTAAPEVSGRAEGKAPLSASAKLLLELEERLKALEEAKEAEKTPSINPDIERLAPLGRITPEEFQRFRASQKFRKVHLLNIALGDIDGDGRAELVGMGDKFLKFYRWDGQRFSEFHTIKSSGWGGLSHFLRLDVADINGNGLAEIFVTHIKSSEGVQNIENKLKSFVLEYQGGRFVKIWSKQPYFLRVLRSPQLGRGVLLAQRMGTNDMYRGSVMQFRWNGSTYEKEPSSPIPPQFQIYGFMVADLKDSGTQEYFVLQDNGYLASFSQGIEMTWRSDEAVGGFNHVGFKQLPRNPTYEKYIRKDADPDEYLVTRHLKGRIEVARIGAPGDGHYGILVGSNQEPFLSKALLNTAVLKNGRVVHFAWNGIKYVKEWETKPERNHYLADFALGDIEGDGVKDLVLLMHNTTYVRNPSSRLELYRLGKK
- a CDS encoding Do family serine endopeptidase, with the protein product MAPLVEAPKVPSFTKLAKTFLPAVVNISTTKKREKSSRPEEGEKFKGFFERYFGAPYARRNRSLGSGFIINRDGYILTNAHVIEELENNIWVTLFDKREFRATIVGNDEKTDIALIKIEAHESLPIISLGDSDRLETGDWVMAIGNPFGYSHSVTAGIVSAKGRSIGAGPYDNFIQTDASINPGNSGGPLLNTQGEVIGMSTAITSLGHGIGFAIPINMVKDLLPQLVAHGRVVRGWLGVNLQEVDHQAAEEFGLSEPTGALVTNVFEDNPAFEAGIQEGDIIVAFNERVVDGVRMLQRAVAASSIGSEVELEVLREGGRKKIKVLIGKRQNEDYSVAREVQTGFGLKVEEITEVLRERYNTPSTSGILITRVERDSTAAKAGVERGDLILEVNRHSVKTLKDYLRLMRDEGHSGRSILLLVQRSDNTLYIALKEEGDDEASD